The following are encoded together in the Myotis daubentonii chromosome Y, mMyoDau2.1, whole genome shotgun sequence genome:
- the LOC132225580 gene encoding LOW QUALITY PROTEIN: dnaJ homolog subfamily C member 14-like (The sequence of the model RefSeq protein was modified relative to this genomic sequence to represent the inferred CDS: inserted 1 base in 1 codon; substituted 1 base at 1 genomic stop codon), with the protein MAQKHPGERQSCGAHHGGGTSLGTLGPSLDPEILSFSGLRDSARPAPNGTRCLTKHSSPKYTQPPNPAHWSDPSHGPPRGPGPPRNGEDPDQSEASSEEESGVDQELSRENEAGNQEDENPSFLSIPSACNCQGTPGFPEEPYSGGGENSSSNFCHHCMSPALGEHEELEEEYDDEEPKFPSDFSRVPSGKKPPPRRQRHRVAAKDDTWEGGRRDPRSPGLHQLGRKRSQADKRRGLGLWGAEELCQLGQAGFWWLIELLVLVGEYVESCGHLIYACRQLKGSDLDLFRVWAGVWAGRLGGWAQVIFQFLNQGFCYGAGLFTRFLRLLGALLLLALALLLGCLQVAWQFLVRLGDRLGWRAKATWLFSWLDSPTLQRCLIVXRESRPWQQMVRMVQWGWLELPWVKQRTNRQENAPVASGRYYQPEEEVTRLLTMAGVPEDELNPFHILGVEATASDAEMKKAYRQLAVMVHPDKNHHPRAEEAFKVLWAAWDIVSNPERXKEYEMKRMAENELSRSVNEFLSKLQDDLKEAMNTMMCSRCQGKHRRFEMDQEPKSARYCAECNRLHPAEEGDFWAESSMLGLKITYFALMDGKVYDITEWAGCQQVGISPDTHRVPYHISFGSRIPGTSGRQRATPDAPPADLQDFLNQIFQVPPGQMSNGNFFAAHPGPGATGASKPNSTVPKGEAKPKRRKKVRRPFQR; encoded by the exons ATGGCCCAGAAGCACCCCGGAGAAAGACAGTCGTGTGGAGCCCACCACGGTGGTGGTACCTCGCTCGGGACTTTAGGACCCTCTCTGGACCCTGAaatactttcattctcaggactCAGGGACTCAGCGAGGCCTGCTCCAAATGGTACCCGCTGCCTCACAAAGCACTCTAGTCCTAAGTACACACAGCCCCCAAACCCAGCCCACTGGTCGGATCCAAGCCATggccccccaaggggtccaggaccCCCTAGAAATGGAGAGGACCCTGATCAGAGTGAGGCATCTTCAGAAGAAGAGTCAGGAGTGGATCAGGAACTCTCAAGAGAGAATGAGGCTGGGAACCAGGAGGATGAAaacccttcttttctttccattccaTCTGCTTGCAACTGCCAGGGAACCCCTGGATTCCCTGAAGAGCCTTACTCTGGGGGAGGAGAGAACTCTTCTAGCAACTTTTGCCACCATTGTATGTCTCCAGCTTTAGGAGAACATGAAGAGTTGGAAGAGGAATATGATGATGAGGAACCCAAGTTCCCCAGTGATTTTTCTCGTGTGCCCAGTGGAAAGAAACCTCCACCCCGGAGACAGCGGCACCGTGTTGCAGCCAAGGACGATACTTGGGAGGGTGGACGCAGGGATCCCAGGTCCCCTGGTCTACATCAGCTGGGCCGGAAACGAAGTCAAGCAGATAAGCGCAGAGGCTTGGGATTATGGGGAGCAGAAGAACTGTGTCAGCTTGGACAAGCAGGCTTCTGGTGGCTGATCGAACTGCTGGTATTGGTGGGAGAATATGTGGAAAGTTGTGGCCATCTCATCTATGCATGCAGGCAGCTGAAAGGCAGTGATTTGGACCTTTTTCGAGTCTGGGCAGGAGTCTGGGCAGGGCGACTGGGTGGCTGGGCCCAGGTAATATTCCAGTTTCTGAACCAGGGGTTTTGCTATGGGGCAGGGCTATTCACCCGTTTTCTTCGGCTACTGGGTGCTTTGCTGCTTCTGGCTCTGGCCCTCTTGTTGGGCTGTCTGCAGGTGGCCTGGCAGTTTCTCGTGAGACTGGGTGACCGGTTAGGCTGGAGGGCTAAAGCCACCTGGCTCTTCTCTTGGCTGGATTCTCCCACCTTGCAGCGTTGTCTGATTG CTAGAGAGAGCAGGCCCTGGCAGCAGATGGTGAGAATGGTTCAGTGGGGTTGGCTGGAGTTGCCTTGGGTCAAACAGAGGACTAACAGACAAGAGAATGCACCTGTAGCTAGTGGTCGCTATTACCAGCCTGAAGAGGAAGTGACTCGACTCTTGACCATGGCTGGGGTTCCTGAAGATGAGCTAAACCCGTTCCACATCTTGGGGGTTGAAGCCACAGCATCAGACGCTGAAATGAAGAAGGCCTATAGGCAGTTGGCAGTAATGGTTCATCCTGACAAAAATCATCATCCCCGGGCTGAGGAGGCCTTCAAGGTTTTGTGGGCAGCTTGGGACATTGTCAGCAATCCTGAAAGGTGAAAGGAATATGAGATGAAACGAATGGCAGAGAATGAGCTGAGCCGGTCAGTGAATGAGTTTCTGTCCAAGCTGCAGGATGACCTCAAAGAGGCAATGAATACTATGATGTGCAGTCGATGCCAGGGAAAGCACAGGAGGTTTGAAATGGACCAGGAACCTAAGAGTGCCAGATACTGTGCTGAGTGTAATAGGCTGCATCCTGCTGAAGAAGGAGACTTTTGGGCAGAGTCGAGTATGTTGGGCCTCAAGATCACCTACTTTGCACTGATGGATGGAAAGGTGTATGACATCACAGAGTGGGCTGGATGTCAGCAAGTAGGAATCTCCCCAGATACTCATAGAGTCCCCTATCACATCTCATTTGGTTCTCGGATACCAGGCACCAGTGGGCGACAGAGAGCCACTCCAGATGCCCCTCCTGCTGACCTTCAGGATTTCTTGAACCAGATCTTTCAAGTACCCCCGGGGCAGATGTCCAATGGGAACTTCTTTGCAGCTCaccctggccctggggccaccgGAGCTTCCAAGCCCAACAGCACAGTACCCAAGGGAGAAGCCAAACCGAAGAGGCGGAAGAAAGTGAGGAGGCCCTTCCAGCGTTGA